In a genomic window of Nodosilinea sp. E11:
- a CDS encoding rod shape-determining protein, whose protein sequence is MALFDRFSRDMGIDLGTANTLVYVSGKGVVLQEPSVVAIDQVEKKPLAVGEEAKRMLGRTPGNVLALRPLRDGVIADFDTAELMLKHFIRQVHEGRTLVSPRIVIGIPSGVTGVERRAVMDAAQQAGARTVYLIDEPVAAAIGAGLPVAEPTGNMIVDIGGGTTEVAVLSLQGTVLSESVRVAGDELSDAISSYMKKVHNLVVGERTAEEIKINIGSAYPNPDDHEIAMDVRGLHLLSGLPRTVTVKSAEIRESMAEPLSVIVEAVKRTLERTPPELAADIIDRGIMLAGGGALLKGLDTLISHETGILVHVAADPLSCVVLGTGRVLENFSQMGRVFSGRSL, encoded by the coding sequence GTGGCTCTCTTCGACAGATTTTCACGCGATATGGGTATTGACCTCGGTACGGCCAATACCCTGGTGTACGTTTCTGGCAAAGGCGTGGTGCTGCAAGAACCCTCTGTGGTTGCCATTGATCAAGTCGAAAAGAAGCCCCTGGCGGTCGGAGAAGAAGCTAAGCGCATGCTGGGTCGTACCCCTGGCAACGTCTTAGCGCTGCGACCCCTGCGGGATGGTGTAATTGCTGACTTTGACACCGCTGAGCTGATGCTCAAACACTTTATTCGTCAGGTACATGAGGGCCGCACCCTGGTGTCGCCCCGAATTGTCATTGGCATTCCCAGCGGTGTCACTGGCGTTGAGCGTCGAGCAGTGATGGATGCGGCTCAGCAAGCAGGCGCGCGCACAGTCTATTTAATTGATGAACCGGTGGCGGCAGCGATCGGAGCGGGTCTGCCGGTAGCTGAGCCCACCGGCAACATGATCGTCGACATTGGCGGCGGCACCACTGAGGTGGCGGTACTGAGCTTACAGGGCACTGTGCTGAGCGAGTCGGTGCGGGTGGCGGGCGATGAGCTGAGCGATGCCATCTCTAGCTACATGAAAAAGGTGCATAACTTGGTAGTCGGTGAGCGCACTGCCGAAGAAATCAAAATCAACATTGGCTCGGCCTACCCTAACCCCGACGATCACGAGATTGCCATGGATGTGAGGGGTCTGCATCTGCTGTCGGGTCTGCCCCGTACTGTTACCGTAAAGAGTGCTGAAATTCGTGAAAGCATGGCCGAGCCGCTGTCGGTCATTGTAGAAGCGGTGAAGCGTACCCTAGAGCGCACCCCACCCGAACTGGCTGCCGACATTATCGATCGCGGCATTATGCTGGCCGGGGGCGGCGCTTTGCTCAAGGGGCTCGACACCCTAATCAGTCACGAAACCGGCATCTTAGTGCATGTAGCGGCAGATCCATTGAGCTGCGTGGTGCTCGGTACCGGGCGAGTGCTAGAAAACTTTAGCCAAATGGGGCGAGTTTTCAGCGGGCGGAGCCTCTAG
- a CDS encoding diadenosine tetraphosphate hydrolase gives MTDPGSQLHPDCLACQILAGKETVPGGTIAENSWWVADHCVGPYGLGSVVVKTRAHRENLWDLSEAESASMGPFLQQMSEAIALAMGAERVYVSLWVDQPPYHVHFVLQPRYPDGQHPQELGLKGLELQVFRTLGKAPSDTDMAQAAEQIRTVWQQKFAQQLACES, from the coding sequence ATGACCGACCCCGGCAGCCAACTCCATCCCGATTGTTTAGCCTGTCAAATTTTGGCCGGGAAAGAGACCGTACCCGGCGGCACCATTGCCGAAAACTCGTGGTGGGTGGCTGACCACTGCGTTGGCCCTTACGGGCTGGGGTCGGTAGTTGTCAAAACCCGTGCCCATCGTGAAAACCTCTGGGATCTCTCTGAGGCTGAATCGGCCTCTATGGGACCTTTTTTGCAGCAGATGTCGGAGGCGATCGCCCTGGCTATGGGGGCCGAGCGGGTTTACGTCAGCCTCTGGGTTGACCAGCCACCCTACCATGTTCACTTTGTGCTGCAACCCCGCTACCCGGATGGGCAACATCCTCAAGAACTGGGCCTAAAGGGCCTCGAACTCCAGGTGTTTCGCACCCTGGGCAAGGCTCCTAGCGACACCGATATGGCTCAGGCCGCAGAGCAGATTCGAACGGTGTGGCAGCAAAAATTTGCGCAGCAGCTAGCATGCGAGTCGTAG
- a CDS encoding ubiquinol-cytochrome c reductase iron-sulfur subunit → MKRRVFINRLGLGLLASSLPVAIAACQSDSSPPAATEGELVAVGTVADLDAAGVLASQNIQGNNLAVIRDPSAPESVIAVSAVCTHSGCTVPWDNAQGLFACPCHGGRFNPDGSVVSGPPQRPLTRFEATIDGEQVLVRL, encoded by the coding sequence ATGAAGCGTCGAGTATTTATTAATCGGCTGGGGCTGGGGCTGCTGGCCAGTTCGTTGCCGGTGGCGATCGCAGCTTGCCAGTCTGATTCATCCCCCCCGGCAGCTACCGAGGGGGAGCTAGTGGCTGTAGGCACCGTGGCTGACCTAGACGCCGCCGGTGTTTTGGCTAGCCAAAATATCCAGGGCAACAACCTGGCCGTGATTCGCGACCCTAGCGCACCAGAGTCAGTCATTGCGGTCAGCGCTGTCTGTACCCACTCTGGCTGCACTGTGCCCTGGGATAATGCCCAAGGGCTGTTTGCCTGTCCCTGCCACGGTGGGCGGTTTAACCCCGACGGCAGCGTCGTTTCTGGCCCGCCGCAACGGCCCCTGACCCGCTTTGAGGCCACCATTGACGGCGAACAGGTTTTGGTGAGACTTTGA
- the mreD gene encoding rod shape-determining protein MreD codes for MTQGLRVASLPLWRRPWVINSAVTAASVGACLLLLPSRIPGMQLLGVTPHWLLIWVVAWSIKRTQWEAAIAGLVLGLLQDAMTSPDPTHTLSLIVVGVLTARLQKQRYLQEDIVSVALIVFAMAVIAETVLALQISFHQLISTTSLYPPLGKIWLYHQRIALSSAILSSLWAPALYYPLNRWWDRYPSDG; via the coding sequence ATGACCCAGGGTCTGCGGGTAGCATCGCTGCCGCTATGGCGGCGGCCTTGGGTAATTAATAGCGCTGTCACGGCGGCTTCGGTGGGGGCTTGCCTGCTGCTGCTGCCTAGCCGGATTCCGGGGATGCAGCTGCTAGGAGTGACGCCCCACTGGCTGCTGATCTGGGTAGTTGCCTGGAGCATTAAACGAACTCAATGGGAAGCTGCGATCGCAGGGCTAGTGCTAGGGCTGCTGCAAGATGCCATGACGTCTCCCGACCCGACCCACACCCTCAGCCTGATTGTGGTCGGCGTGTTGACGGCCCGGCTGCAAAAGCAGCGCTACCTGCAAGAAGACATCGTATCGGTAGCGCTAATTGTCTTTGCGATGGCGGTGATTGCTGAAACGGTGCTGGCGCTGCAAATTAGCTTTCACCAGCTCATATCGACCACGTCTCTCTACCCACCCCTGGGCAAAATCTGGCTCTACCACCAGCGCATCGCCCTTAGCTCGGCTATTTTAAGCAGCTTGTGGGCACCGGCCCTCTACTATCCGCTTAACCGCTGGTGGGATCGCTACCCGTCTGACGGGTAG
- a CDS encoding DUF4334 domain-containing protein: MKTFSDAIGIGQVTTAEALAIFDGLDTVEVDFMLGAWQGSGFPTAHPLDGALETYHWRGKRFEHPEHVHPLVFTTATGGTTSVNPLWALPLLGWIERVPIPKSEGVGRIFQRALGLFSTQQSCARLRLTHYRGKESATMVYDSLPINDIFRRVDEQTVLGLMDLKGMAQPFFFVLRREAAALGGDRAFS, encoded by the coding sequence GTGAAAACATTTTCTGACGCTATTGGTATTGGTCAGGTAACAACAGCTGAGGCTTTAGCGATTTTTGATGGGCTGGATACGGTTGAGGTCGATTTTATGCTGGGCGCTTGGCAAGGCTCAGGCTTCCCCACTGCCCACCCCCTAGATGGGGCGCTAGAAACCTACCATTGGCGTGGCAAACGCTTTGAGCATCCGGAACATGTGCACCCGCTGGTGTTTACTACCGCCACGGGCGGTACGACCAGCGTTAACCCCCTCTGGGCTTTACCTCTCCTCGGCTGGATAGAGCGAGTGCCCATTCCCAAGTCGGAGGGGGTGGGACGTATCTTTCAGCGGGCGTTGGGTTTGTTTTCGACTCAGCAGTCCTGCGCGCGGCTGCGGCTGACCCATTACCGGGGCAAAGAGAGCGCCACCATGGTTTATGACAGCCTGCCCATCAACGATATTTTTCGTCGGGTAGACGAACAGACGGTGCTGGGTCTGATGGATCTCAAAGGCATGGCACAACCGTTCTTTTTTGTGTTGCGGCGGGAGGCTGCTGCCTTAGGGGGCGATCGCGCCTTTTCCTAA
- a CDS encoding Bax inhibitor-1 family protein, translating to MSNTSNFREAISKAKGQTLVGPNVIKKALPFVGGGLILTALGSFGGLSVMASNPAIFMPTFWVAFIAQIALFFVAMNVASKGNNSTALPLLATYSLLTGYTLSGLLAVAIGTAGVGVNGIGAAALACGVVFIAARQIGSNLSEEDGLALTRTIGIGIVAVLLAVVGQFIFALFGGPVPQFLDIAISGLGVLVFCGASVVDFFILPRTYKDEQYLSAALSMYLTYINLFVFILRLLIAINRD from the coding sequence TTGAGTAATACCAGTAATTTTCGTGAAGCCATCAGTAAGGCTAAGGGGCAAACCCTAGTTGGCCCCAACGTGATCAAAAAGGCCCTGCCCTTTGTCGGCGGCGGGCTAATTTTGACTGCCCTGGGTTCCTTTGGCGGTCTGAGCGTCATGGCCAGCAACCCGGCCATTTTTATGCCCACCTTCTGGGTTGCATTCATCGCTCAGATTGCGCTGTTTTTTGTGGCCATGAATGTCGCCTCTAAGGGCAACAACAGCACGGCTTTGCCCCTGCTGGCTACCTATAGCCTGCTCACGGGTTACACCCTCAGCGGCCTGCTGGCCGTGGCAATTGGTACCGCTGGCGTAGGCGTCAACGGTATCGGGGCGGCAGCGCTAGCCTGCGGAGTCGTCTTTATCGCCGCTCGGCAAATTGGCTCTAACCTGTCTGAAGAAGACGGCCTCGCCCTCACCCGCACCATCGGCATTGGCATTGTAGCCGTGCTGCTGGCGGTGGTTGGTCAGTTTATCTTTGCCCTGTTTGGCGGCCCCGTTCCCCAGTTTCTCGACATCGCCATCTCGGGTCTGGGCGTGCTGGTGTTTTGCGGCGCTTCGGTGGTTGATTTCTTCATTCTGCCCCGCACCTACAAAGATGAGCAGTACCTATCGGCAGCGCTGTCGATGTACCTCACCTACATCAACCTGTTTGTGTTCATTCTGCGGCTGCTGATTGCCATCAACCGCGATTAG
- the mscL gene encoding large conductance mechanosensitive channel protein MscL, translating into MANGTGRRRGRVRSVWDDFRAFALKGNVVELAVAVIIGGAFGAIITSLVEDILMPAIINPLLAEAGTDWREAVVGPGIRLGSFLGTIIDFLIIALVLYVIIRAFERLRRKEAAADPEPTIEEKLNDTLTRLTDYLESRSR; encoded by the coding sequence ATGGCGAATGGTACGGGGAGGCGACGTGGTCGCGTGCGCAGCGTTTGGGATGACTTTAGAGCCTTTGCCCTCAAGGGCAACGTTGTGGAGCTGGCCGTAGCGGTGATCATTGGTGGGGCCTTTGGGGCCATTATCACCTCTTTAGTCGAAGATATCTTGATGCCTGCCATCATTAACCCTCTGCTGGCAGAAGCTGGTACTGACTGGCGTGAAGCCGTTGTCGGGCCAGGCATTCGTTTGGGCAGCTTTTTGGGCACCATCATCGACTTTTTGATTATTGCCTTGGTGCTCTATGTCATTATTCGAGCTTTTGAGCGCCTGAGGCGGAAAGAGGCCGCCGCCGATCCAGAACCCACCATCGAAGAAAAGCTTAACGACACCCTGACTCGGTTGACCGACTACCTAGAAAGCCGTTCTCGGTAG
- a CDS encoding glucose-6-phosphate isomerase — MDAADLWQRYKDWLYYHEGLSFYLDVSRMGFDHDFVAQMQPRFEKAFADMAALEAGAIANPDEDRMVGHYWLRDADLAPTPELKQDILETLTSIEQFASQVRTGGICPPGQARFTDVLSIGIGGSALGPQFVAQALGPDFPPLDIHFIDNTDPEGIDRLLARLEDKLPTTLVIVTSKSGGTAETRNGMVEVRTRFEQRGLNFPKQAVAITGRGSKLENQALSEGWLTTFPMRDWVGGRTSELSAVGLLPAALQNISIRSILGGAREMDTATRVPDLRRNPAALIALAWYYAGNGKGEKDMVVLPYKDSLLLFSRYLQQLVMESLGKEKDLDGNLVYQGIAVYGNKGSTDQHAYVQQLREGVASFFVTFIEVLKDRAGESVELEPGTTSGDYLFGFLQGTRKALYENSRGSITLTIPEVNAHTVGAMIALYERAVGFYASLVNINAYHQPGVEAGKQAAAGVLDLQQAVVKALAHSAEPLSLAELAVQAGAPDEIETIYAIARHLHANQRSLVIHGNPGHPDAIKIAALA; from the coding sequence ATGGACGCAGCTGACCTCTGGCAACGCTACAAAGACTGGCTCTACTACCACGAAGGTCTGAGCTTTTATCTCGATGTCAGCCGTATGGGCTTTGACCATGACTTCGTCGCCCAGATGCAGCCCCGCTTTGAGAAAGCCTTTGCTGATATGGCCGCGTTGGAGGCCGGGGCGATCGCTAACCCCGACGAAGATCGCATGGTGGGTCACTACTGGCTGCGCGATGCCGACCTCGCCCCCACCCCAGAACTCAAGCAAGACATTCTCGAAACCCTGACCAGCATTGAGCAGTTTGCTAGCCAGGTGCGTACCGGCGGCATTTGCCCCCCTGGCCAAGCGCGCTTCACCGATGTGCTCTCCATTGGCATTGGTGGCTCGGCCTTAGGGCCGCAGTTTGTCGCCCAGGCCCTAGGGCCTGACTTTCCGCCCCTAGACATTCACTTTATTGACAACACCGATCCCGAAGGTATCGATCGCCTGCTGGCCCGCCTCGAAGACAAACTGCCCACCACCCTAGTGATTGTCACCTCGAAGTCGGGGGGCACTGCCGAGACCCGCAACGGTATGGTCGAAGTTCGCACTCGGTTTGAGCAGCGGGGGCTAAATTTTCCCAAGCAGGCCGTTGCGATCACCGGGCGGGGCAGCAAGCTGGAGAACCAGGCTCTCAGCGAAGGCTGGCTGACCACCTTCCCGATGCGAGACTGGGTGGGCGGGCGCACCTCTGAGCTGTCGGCGGTGGGGCTGCTACCCGCCGCTCTGCAAAACATCAGTATTCGCTCCATTCTCGGCGGCGCACGCGAAATGGATACTGCCACCCGCGTGCCCGACCTGCGCCGCAACCCCGCTGCTCTGATAGCCCTCGCCTGGTACTACGCGGGCAACGGCAAGGGCGAAAAAGACATGGTGGTGCTGCCCTACAAAGACAGCCTGCTGCTGTTTAGCCGCTACCTGCAACAGCTGGTGATGGAGTCGCTGGGCAAAGAAAAAGACCTCGATGGCAACCTGGTTTACCAGGGCATTGCTGTCTACGGCAATAAGGGCTCTACCGACCAGCACGCCTACGTGCAGCAGTTGCGCGAAGGTGTGGCCAGCTTCTTTGTCACCTTCATTGAGGTGCTCAAAGACCGCGCAGGCGAGTCGGTAGAGCTAGAGCCGGGCACCACCAGCGGCGACTACCTGTTTGGCTTTTTGCAAGGCACCCGCAAAGCTCTGTACGAAAACAGTCGCGGCTCGATTACCCTGACCATTCCCGAAGTCAATGCCCATACGGTAGGGGCGATGATTGCGCTGTATGAGCGGGCGGTGGGCTTCTACGCCTCGCTGGTGAATATCAATGCCTACCACCAGCCGGGGGTTGAGGCGGGCAAGCAGGCTGCCGCTGGGGTGCTCGACCTTCAGCAGGCGGTGGTCAAGGCGCTAGCCCACAGTGCAGAACCGCTGAGCCTGGCAGAACTGGCCGTCCAGGCAGGAGCCCCCGACGAGATCGAGACTATCTATGCGATCGCCCGTCACCTCCATGCCAACCAGCGCAGTCTAGTGATCCACGGCAACCCCGGTCATCCTGACGCGATCAAGATTGCAGCTCTAGCTTAG
- the mreC gene encoding rod shape-determining protein MreC, whose translation MFALRRWWTRHALKAGMVTLAVSSAWLLRASDGALIYEAYHWMTRPLQPGLSREQQFENSYILELQQRIVELENQNRALQTLDAYEGTITTEGIRATVIGRGADHWWQHVILNRGTRSGVAVGHVVTGPGGLVGRVVAVSPSTSRVLLVSDPTSRVGAKVSRSRAMGVVRGQSNNRVVMEFFEKLPDINTGDVIVTSSYSRLFPRDIPIGRIESIDLTKSPAPEAVIQLSSPLPVLEWAIIHPFEPQETVDDPVLPGANPENGAVPDDNAGSGL comes from the coding sequence ATGTTTGCTCTACGCCGCTGGTGGACACGTCATGCCCTCAAAGCGGGAATGGTCACTCTGGCCGTTTCCTCTGCTTGGCTATTGCGGGCCAGTGATGGGGCCTTGATCTACGAAGCCTATCACTGGATGACTCGGCCCTTGCAGCCGGGATTAAGCCGTGAACAGCAGTTTGAAAATAGCTATATTCTTGAGCTTCAGCAACGCATTGTGGAGCTAGAGAATCAAAACCGCGCCCTCCAAACTCTCGATGCCTACGAAGGCACCATTACCACCGAGGGCATTCGCGCTACGGTAATTGGTCGGGGGGCCGACCACTGGTGGCAGCATGTCATTCTCAATCGGGGCACGCGCAGTGGTGTGGCTGTGGGCCATGTAGTGACCGGCCCGGGTGGTCTAGTGGGTCGGGTGGTCGCGGTGTCGCCCAGCACCTCACGGGTGTTGTTGGTGAGTGACCCTACTAGCCGGGTGGGTGCGAAGGTAAGCCGCAGCCGCGCCATGGGCGTGGTGCGAGGGCAGTCTAACAACCGGGTGGTAATGGAGTTTTTTGAAAAGCTGCCTGACATCAACACGGGCGATGTGATCGTTACGTCTTCCTATAGTCGTCTGTTCCCCCGCGATATTCCCATCGGGCGGATTGAATCGATTGATCTAACCAAAAGCCCTGCTCCAGAGGCGGTGATTCAGCTATCGTCGCCGCTGCCGGTGCTGGAATGGGCCATTATTCATCCGTTTGAACCTCAAGAGACCGTTGACGATCCGGTGCTACCTGGGGCCAACCCAGAGAACGGGGCAGTACCGGATGACAACGCTGGGTCAGGGTTATGA
- a CDS encoding DUF2949 domain-containing protein: MASQRLTKLIDFLQTELAVSSEAIAMGLRKAGQTTNLLPMALWQYGLVTTEQLSQIFDWLEEFGPAAP; this comes from the coding sequence ATGGCTTCTCAGCGTCTCACCAAACTCATCGACTTTCTTCAAACCGAGTTAGCGGTCTCATCGGAGGCGATCGCTATGGGTCTGCGCAAAGCGGGGCAGACGACAAACTTATTGCCCATGGCACTGTGGCAGTACGGCTTGGTAACCACTGAACAGCTCAGCCAAATTTTTGATTGGCTTGAGGAGTTTGGCCCCGCTGCCCCCTAA
- a CDS encoding GTP-binding protein, producing the protein MSTAAPPIQPQAMDDTKHGLPVTIITGFLGSGKTTLLNHILANQEGLKTAVLVNEFGEIGIDNDLLIATDNSDDTMVELSNGCICCTINNDLMEAVYKVLERQDKIDYLVVETTGLADPLPIALTFLGTELRDMTRLDSIVTVVDAENYSLDLFNSQAAHNQIAYGDIILLNKADLVDNADLDLLEVKIRDVKAGARILRTTKSEVPLPLILSVGLFESDKYFGSDRAKDDHDHDHHGHDHHDHAAHGHEAHDHEAHDHANCDHDHGHCEHDHDHDHHAHGHHSDHLAIDGFTSLSFASDRPFAIRKFQNFLDNLLPESVFRAKGILWFDESPKRHIFHLSGKRFSLDDDDWKGEPKNQLVLIGQGLDHDTLRQQLNDCLCLPSASRGLGFGK; encoded by the coding sequence ATGTCTACCGCTGCGCCCCCCATCCAGCCCCAGGCTATGGATGACACCAAACACGGTCTGCCCGTCACGATCATTACCGGCTTTTTGGGCAGCGGCAAAACCACCCTGCTCAACCACATTTTGGCCAACCAGGAAGGGCTCAAGACCGCTGTGCTGGTGAACGAGTTTGGCGAAATCGGCATTGATAACGACCTGCTGATCGCCACCGACAACAGCGACGACACGATGGTCGAACTCAGCAACGGCTGCATCTGCTGCACCATCAACAACGACCTGATGGAAGCGGTGTACAAAGTGCTGGAGCGCCAGGACAAAATCGACTACCTGGTGGTCGAAACCACCGGTCTGGCCGACCCCCTGCCTATCGCCCTGACGTTTTTGGGCACCGAGTTGCGCGATATGACCCGGCTTGACTCGATTGTCACTGTGGTTGATGCCGAAAATTACAGTTTGGATCTGTTTAATAGCCAGGCCGCCCACAACCAGATTGCCTACGGCGATATCATTTTGCTCAACAAAGCCGACCTGGTCGACAATGCCGATCTTGACCTGCTAGAAGTCAAAATTCGCGATGTCAAAGCAGGGGCGCGAATTTTGCGCACCACCAAGTCTGAAGTGCCGCTACCGCTGATTCTCAGCGTGGGCTTGTTTGAGTCAGACAAATATTTTGGGAGCGATCGCGCCAAAGACGACCACGACCACGACCATCACGGGCACGATCACCACGATCATGCTGCCCATGGCCACGAGGCCCACGACCACGAGGCCCACGACCACGCCAATTGCGACCACGACCACGGCCACTGTGAGCATGACCACGATCATGATCACCATGCCCACGGGCACCACTCTGACCACCTGGCCATTGATGGGTTTACGTCGCTGTCCTTTGCTAGCGATCGCCCCTTTGCCATTCGTAAATTTCAGAACTTTCTAGATAACCTGCTGCCCGAGTCAGTGTTTCGGGCCAAGGGTATTCTCTGGTTCGACGAAAGCCCCAAGCGCCACATTTTTCACCTCAGCGGCAAGCGCTTCTCGCTCGATGACGACGATTGGAAAGGTGAACCCAAGAACCAACTGGTGCTAATTGGTCAGGGGCTGGACCACGACACCCTGCGGCAGCAGCTTAACGACTGCCTGTGCCTCCCCTCGGCCAGTCGAGGTCTGGGGTTTGGCAAATAG
- the dtd gene encoding D-aminoacyl-tRNA deacylase: MRVVVQRVTASSVTVGGNVVGCIGRGLTLLVGIAPTDTTTELAWMARKCLDLRLFPSLDSDGQRSAQEGDRWDHSVQTIGGDILVVSQFTLYGDCRKGRRPSFEGAAPPAQAEALYNAFVALLRDSGLCVETGQFGATMQVEIHNDGPVTLILDRDAPA; the protein is encoded by the coding sequence ATGCGAGTCGTAGTGCAGCGGGTGACGGCCTCCAGCGTTACCGTAGGGGGCAACGTGGTCGGCTGCATTGGCCGGGGGCTAACGCTACTGGTGGGTATTGCTCCCACCGACACGACCACAGAATTGGCCTGGATGGCCCGCAAGTGCCTAGATCTGCGGTTGTTTCCGTCGTTGGATAGCGACGGTCAAAGATCGGCCCAGGAGGGCGATCGCTGGGATCACTCTGTACAAACAATTGGGGGCGACATTTTGGTGGTCAGCCAGTTTACCCTCTACGGCGACTGTCGTAAGGGTCGCCGTCCCTCGTTTGAGGGGGCAGCCCCTCCAGCCCAGGCCGAGGCTCTGTACAACGCGTTTGTGGCATTGCTACGAGACAGCGGTCTGTGCGTCGAAACTGGCCAATTTGGAGCGACGATGCAGGTCGAGATTCACAACGATGGCCCTGTAACACTGATTTTGGATCGCGATGCCCCCGCTTGA
- a CDS encoding GDSL-type esterase/lipase family protein, whose product MSKLSKTWLMSLSFGGLLLLSACNLSQEPAIDQPGTSRASETLSEDVNNLRRGSGEQIIALGDSITAGAGVGLEAAYPNLLSQALNLPVVNRGRGGDTTATALNRLQQDVIDADPWLVIVGLGGNDYLTQVPPAQTEETLRQIVTRLQQAGVIVVLLGMDVSPFNGNYEGLYQRVANDTQAYLIPEVLEGLNDPRYLYDRIHPNQAGHEILANRVAVGLQPLLEEAILPPALLNQPQN is encoded by the coding sequence ATGAGTAAGCTATCTAAAACCTGGTTGATGAGTTTGAGCTTTGGCGGCTTACTGCTTTTGTCAGCGTGTAATCTTTCCCAAGAGCCAGCCATTGACCAGCCTGGTACCAGTCGTGCTAGCGAAACGCTGAGCGAAGATGTCAATAACCTGCGCCGAGGCAGCGGCGAGCAAATCATCGCTCTGGGCGACAGTATTACGGCGGGGGCAGGAGTTGGCCTCGAGGCCGCTTACCCAAATTTACTCAGCCAAGCCTTAAATTTGCCCGTGGTTAACCGAGGCAGGGGTGGCGACACCACCGCAACAGCTCTGAATCGTTTGCAGCAAGATGTAATCGATGCAGACCCTTGGTTGGTGATTGTGGGTTTAGGCGGCAACGACTATCTCACCCAGGTGCCGCCCGCCCAAACAGAAGAGACCCTACGGCAAATTGTCACCCGCCTGCAACAAGCTGGGGTCATAGTGGTGCTTTTGGGTATGGATGTCAGCCCCTTTAACGGCAATTATGAAGGGCTATATCAGCGGGTAGCCAATGACACCCAGGCCTATCTCATTCCTGAGGTGTTAGAAGGCTTAAATGACCCTCGTTATTTGTATGATCGAATTCATCCTAACCAAGCCGGGCACGAAATTTTAGCCAATCGGGTTGCGGTAGGGTTGCAGCCGCTTTTGGAGGAGGCCATACTGCCCCCTGCTTTGCTCAATCAGCCGCAAAATTAA
- a CDS encoding single-stranded DNA-binding protein, giving the protein MTINVVTLVGRVGTDPEVKYFESGTVVCNLTLAVRRRSSRDDKPDWFNLELWGKNAEVAANYVRKGSLIGISGALKLDHWQDRATGAARSKPVVRVDRLDLLGSRRDNESTMSYSDDEF; this is encoded by the coding sequence ATGACGATCAATGTGGTGACTCTGGTAGGCCGCGTCGGCACTGACCCAGAGGTCAAATATTTTGAGTCGGGCACCGTGGTGTGCAACTTGACCCTAGCGGTGCGGCGGCGATCCAGTCGAGATGACAAGCCCGACTGGTTTAATCTAGAGCTCTGGGGCAAAAATGCCGAAGTCGCCGCTAACTATGTGCGCAAAGGTAGTTTGATTGGTATAAGCGGTGCTCTTAAGCTCGACCACTGGCAAGATCGCGCTACGGGAGCAGCCCGTTCAAAGCCAGTAGTGCGGGTCGATCGGCTTGATTTGTTGGGGTCTCGCCGCGATAACGAATCGACTATGAGCTATAGCGACGACGAATTTTAG
- a CDS encoding HAD family hydrolase, whose translation MSATTIFCDFDGPIADVSERYYATYRQGLAWVQALATAQGDNLTVRYLSKSQFWTFKQNRVPDRQIAHWSGLEGHHIDSFLSQVSRIVNHATLLDHDQVQVQAREGLDILHQCGVRVVLVTLRPPNQVMRFLDQHDLGWAISDLYGMPEVEAAYQNQASHKIERLQAAIATQQRQGYDLSQSWMIGDTEADIMAGQTLGLDTVAVTCGIRSNTYLQGFRPTHLIPNLWTACQMLQRRSTLNRHRL comes from the coding sequence ATGTCCGCAACTACAATCTTTTGCGACTTTGACGGCCCCATAGCCGATGTCTCTGAGCGCTACTACGCCACCTATCGCCAGGGGCTAGCTTGGGTTCAAGCCCTGGCTACAGCTCAAGGCGACAATTTGACCGTGCGTTACCTCTCTAAGTCCCAGTTTTGGACCTTTAAACAAAACCGCGTGCCCGATCGCCAAATTGCCCATTGGTCGGGTCTCGAAGGTCATCATATTGACAGCTTTCTCAGCCAGGTGAGCCGCATCGTCAATCACGCCACCCTACTCGATCACGATCAGGTACAGGTGCAGGCCCGTGAAGGCCTAGATATTTTGCACCAGTGTGGGGTGCGGGTGGTACTGGTTACGTTGCGGCCCCCCAACCAGGTGATGCGGTTTCTAGACCAGCACGATCTCGGCTGGGCAATCAGTGACTTATACGGCATGCCTGAGGTAGAAGCCGCCTACCAAAACCAGGCTAGTCACAAAATTGAGCGCTTGCAAGCGGCGATCGCCACCCAGCAGCGCCAGGGCTACGACCTCAGCCAGTCGTGGATGATTGGCGACACCGAAGCCGACATTATGGCGGGTCAAACCCTCGGACTCGATACCGTTGCCGTGACCTGCGGCATTCGCAGCAACACCTATCTCCAGGGGTTTCGCCCTACCCACCTAATCCCTAACCTGTGGACGGCCTGCCAGATGCTACAGCGGCGATCGACCTTAAACCGACACCGTCTCTAG